One window of the Manihot esculenta cultivar AM560-2 chromosome 14, M.esculenta_v8, whole genome shotgun sequence genome contains the following:
- the LOC110600573 gene encoding lysosomal Pro-X carboxypeptidase yields the protein MRLTLPFPGLPFTSFALLFFLSFTTALIHPLRGRIRRLPETSGTSTSEDFQTFYYTQTLDHFNYRPESYTTFKQRYLINFKYWGGANVSAPIFAYLGAEEPIDVDLSIIGFLTENAAQFGALVVFIEHRFYGKSVPSRSFIKALGNANLRGYFNSAQALADYAEILIYLKKKLSAPYSPVIVIGASYGGMLASWFRLKYPHVALGALASSAPLLYFDNITPQDAYFWVVTKDFREASESCYQTIRKSWSEIDNVASQTNGLSILSKRFNTCYPLKDPSDLREFLISMYANAAQYDAPPEYPVNMICDAIDEGPLGEDILSKIYAGVVASSGTSPCYVNPHVTLTETDLGWEWQTCSEIVHPEGILNNSMFPLDPFILSSRIKQCKTEFGVVPRPHWITTYYGGQDIKLILQRFGSNIIFSNGLRDPLSSGGVLENISDTLLAVYTINGSHALDVLRVEASDPQWLIMQRKTEVEIIKGWIAKYYADLLAYKRY from the exons ATGAGGTTAACATTGCCATTCCCAGGGCTTCCATTTACGTCCTTTGCCTTGTTGTTTTTCCTCTCATTTACTACAGCACTCATACATCCTCTGCGTGGCAGAATCCGGCGACTGCCCGAGACATCCGGAACATCAACGTCAGAGGACTTTCAGACGTTTTATTATACTCAAACTCTGGATCATTTCAACTACAGGCCTGAAAGTTACACCACCTTCAAGCAAAGATATTTGATCAATTTCAAGTACTGGGGTGGTGCCAATGTTAGTGCACCAATCTTTGCTTACCTTGGAGCAGAAGAGCCGATTGATGTTGATCTGTCTATTATTGGATTTCTCACTGAGAATGCTGCCCAGTTCGGTGCTCTAGTGGTATTTATAGAG CACCGATTTTACGGGAAATCTGTACCATCCAGATCATTTATAAAAGCTCTAGGAAATGCAAACCTTCGTGGCTATTTCAACTCTGCTCAAGCTTTGGCAGATTATGCTGAGattctcatttatttaaaaaagaaattatctgCCCCATATTCTCCTGTAATAGTCATTGGAGCATCATATGGGGGAA TGCTGGCTTCATGGTTCCGGCTGAAGTATCCCCATGTAGCCTTAGGAGCTCTGGCATCATCAGCTCCACTCCTTTACTTTGATAACATAACACCACAAGATGCTTACTTTTGGGTTGTCACCAAGGATTTTAGG GAAGCTAGCGAGAGTTGCTACCAAACTATACGGAAATCATGGAGCGAAATCGATAACGTGGCTTCACAGACAAATGGTCTTTCAATTCTTAGCAAAAGATTCAACACTTGCTA TCCTCTCAAAGATCCTTCAGATCTTAGAGAATTCTTAATCTCCATGTATGCTAATGCAGCCCAATATGATGCACCACCAGAATATCCAGTTAATATGATATGTGATGCCATTGATGAAGGTCCTCTTGGGGAAGATATTCTCAGCAAAATATATGCGGGTGTTGTTGCCTCTTCTGGTACCAGTCCTTGCTATGTAAATCCGCACGTTACCCTAACTGAAACAGACTTGGGATGGGAGTGGCAG ACATGTAGTGAGATAGTGCACCCAGAAGGCATACTCAATAATTCCATGTTCCCTCTTGATCCTTTTATACTAAGCAGTCGTATCAAGCAATGCAAAACCGAATTTGGTGTTGTGCCTAGGCCTCATTGGATCACCACATACTACGGAGGCCAG gatataaaattaattcttcAAAGGTTTGGCAGCAACATTATCTTCTCCAATGGACTCAGAGACCCTTTAAGTAGTGGCGG GGTACTAGAGAACATATCTGATACACTTCTTGCTGTCTACACAATCAACG GTTCTCATGCATTGGATGTGCTTCGAGTAGAAGCAAGTGATCCACAGTGGTTAATCATGCAACGAAAGACAGAAGTTGAGATAATTAAGGGATGGATTGCTAAGTACTACGCTGATCTTCTTGCCTACAAACGTTATTAG